Proteins encoded in a region of the Candidatus Cloacimonadota bacterium genome:
- a CDS encoding GNAT family N-acetyltransferase: MSFMNIEIKARCSDHDKIRKILKGKKAFFKGIDHQIDTYFVVKNGRLKLREGNIENSLIFYERSDKQGPKQSDVILYKSRDFKQLKKMLLKSIGSKVVVEKKREIYFVENVKIHVDEVKALGSFVEIEAIDKTGDIGKKKLHKQCNEFLDLFEIAQDQLITNSYSDMLLDKKIEIEDGSIDQVVELSKKIPEFEQPYEKYEYDQRLRFTKHKILVAKFNGKPVGFKVGYQQEDHFYSWMGAVLPGFRQLKIAKKLAEKQEEFCRKNYFKKIRMKTRNKHKIMLSFAIRSGFEIVDIIPKQDSKETRIILEKIL; the protein is encoded by the coding sequence ATGAGTTTTATGAATATTGAGATAAAAGCCAGATGTTCCGATCACGATAAAATCCGCAAAATTCTGAAAGGAAAAAAAGCTTTTTTCAAAGGAATCGATCACCAGATCGATACATATTTTGTAGTAAAAAATGGACGTCTGAAATTGCGTGAAGGAAATATTGAGAACAGTTTGATCTTCTACGAACGAAGTGATAAGCAAGGTCCCAAACAATCGGATGTGATCTTGTACAAATCCAGGGATTTCAAACAATTAAAAAAAATGCTTCTGAAGTCTATCGGCAGCAAAGTTGTGGTCGAGAAGAAGCGCGAGATATATTTTGTGGAAAATGTGAAGATTCATGTAGATGAAGTGAAAGCTCTGGGAAGTTTTGTCGAGATTGAAGCGATAGACAAAACTGGTGATATAGGAAAAAAGAAACTGCACAAACAATGTAATGAATTCCTGGATTTATTTGAAATAGCTCAGGATCAGCTTATCACAAATTCCTACAGCGATATGCTGCTGGATAAAAAGATCGAGATCGAAGATGGTTCAATTGATCAGGTCGTGGAATTGTCCAAGAAAATTCCTGAGTTCGAGCAGCCCTACGAAAAGTATGAATATGACCAGAGGCTGAGATTTACAAAACATAAAATTCTGGTAGCAAAATTCAATGGAAAACCGGTTGGTTTTAAAGTTGGTTATCAGCAGGAAGATCATTTCTATAGCTGGATGGGAGCTGTATTGCCGGGATTTCGCCAGCTAAAGATTGCAAAGAAATTAGCCGAAAAACAGGAAGAATTCTGCCGTAAAAATTACTTCAAAAAAATTAGAATGAAAACCAGGAATAAACACAAGATCATGCTGAGTTTTGCAATTAGAAGTGGTTTTGAAATTGTAGATATTATTCCTAAACAAGATTCGAAGGAGACCAGGATAATCCTGGAAAAAATATTATGA
- a CDS encoding DUF3267 domain-containing protein: MANLYAIPIIITITAFYLILFKLFWNVNDLKSVLDYNLILYLIVIAAGCFLHEIIHWLTFKTAGKINKADLKFGFQYKTLTPYVHCHVPVTIRIYRLSLWMPFLILGGILVVLSLLLNEFGLFLLSFLFCCLSGGDLLILFMLMNTDKRSLIIDHSSKCGCIVFH, encoded by the coding sequence ATGGCAAATCTTTATGCTATTCCCATCATTATTACAATCACGGCATTTTATCTGATTTTATTCAAATTGTTCTGGAATGTAAACGATCTTAAATCGGTATTAGATTATAACCTGATCCTATATTTAATTGTAATTGCAGCTGGCTGTTTTCTGCATGAAATAATTCATTGGCTTACATTTAAAACTGCGGGTAAAATAAACAAAGCAGATTTGAAATTTGGCTTTCAATACAAAACCCTTACACCTTATGTGCATTGCCACGTTCCAGTTACTATCAGGATTTATCGTCTTTCTCTATGGATGCCGTTTTTAATATTGGGTGGAATTTTAGTTGTTTTGAGTTTGCTGTTAAATGAGTTTGGTCTGTTTCTGCTCAGTTTTTTATTTTGCTGTTTATCGGGTGGCGATTTATTGATCCTGTTTATGCTGATGAATACCGATAAAAGATCATTGATTATCGATCATTCATCTAAATGTGGTTGTATAGTTTTTCATTAA
- a CDS encoding glycosyltransferase — MAKVDLHCHSFYSEHPSEWFLQRLGAKESYTEPEVVYKELIKKGMDFVTITDHNRIEGALKLKKKHPGKVIVGLEATAYFPEDNCKIHILVYGLNEIQFEKIQRIRTNIYELRDYLKAENLAHSVAHATYSVNGKLKQEHVEKLLLLFDVFEGVNGGRNDLHNKSWIKIISNLTKEQIQELQQKYDIEPFSESPWIKGVTGGSDDHAGIFLGMTYTESKAKTLAEFLDDIRNKKTTSHGRHNNYQGLAFAVYKIAMDFAKTKSTGFSSSVFGKLSEYIYSDSSLSLIHKMKIKNMSRSSRNQDDQLKRSIAELVETLQKGKYKDIDSRLNVAYEKISDFVDSFFMVLFESFEENMAQGNLLKIIRNLSSSLPGIFMTLPFFTTISHIFANRDLLNNLNKKFNIETTNDDKNVLWFTDTIGDLNGVAATLSKVHEISKNHKYGIRVISSDLNKTEDSNYIDLPVIYEFKLPYYEHQSIKFPSLLLAMKKIYDANPSRIIVSTPGPFGLLALLASKLFNIECVGVYHTDFTAQAEGVKGDESLISFVDSFTHWFYQQMDMNYVPSQAYIDILEDRGFDRTKMKIFPRGIEYDKFYPVKYGREFLKDQFNLQDGKYFLYTGRISHDKDLVLVLEAFKNILETRNDFYLILIGDGPHKEELENLYANGNIIFTGRLDRSLLPNYYSGADLFLFPSRTDTFGMSVLEAQACCLPALVSSVGGPKEIIVDGETGYIIKENTIESWQNKMQELIEKMDNDRDFALDLRENSRKNVVNKSNWNLFFKEFVN, encoded by the coding sequence ATGGCTAAAGTTGATTTACACTGTCATTCGTTTTATTCGGAACATCCATCGGAATGGTTTCTGCAAAGGTTGGGAGCCAAAGAATCTTACACAGAACCGGAAGTCGTTTATAAAGAACTGATCAAAAAAGGAATGGATTTTGTAACCATTACCGATCACAATCGCATCGAAGGTGCGCTGAAACTAAAAAAGAAACATCCCGGGAAAGTGATCGTCGGTTTGGAAGCTACTGCCTACTTTCCCGAAGATAACTGCAAAATTCATATTCTGGTTTATGGCTTAAATGAAATACAATTCGAAAAGATCCAACGCATCAGAACCAATATTTATGAATTACGAGATTATCTGAAAGCGGAAAATTTAGCTCATTCAGTTGCTCATGCCACATATTCTGTAAACGGAAAATTGAAGCAGGAACATGTGGAAAAACTGCTGCTGCTTTTCGATGTTTTTGAAGGCGTGAACGGTGGCAGGAACGATCTTCATAACAAATCATGGATTAAGATAATTTCCAACTTAACGAAAGAACAGATACAAGAATTGCAGCAAAAATACGATATCGAGCCTTTCAGCGAATCTCCCTGGATAAAAGGAGTTACAGGCGGCTCGGATGATCATGCCGGAATATTTCTGGGAATGACTTACACCGAATCGAAAGCAAAAACTCTCGCTGAATTTCTGGATGATATACGCAATAAAAAAACAACTTCTCATGGCAGACACAACAACTATCAGGGCTTAGCATTTGCAGTTTACAAAATTGCCATGGATTTTGCCAAAACCAAAAGTACAGGTTTTTCCAGCTCAGTTTTTGGAAAGCTTAGTGAATATATCTATTCTGATTCATCTCTCAGTTTGATCCACAAAATGAAAATAAAAAATATGAGCCGTTCTTCCAGAAATCAAGATGATCAGCTCAAACGATCAATTGCCGAACTGGTTGAAACATTACAGAAAGGAAAATATAAAGATATCGACAGCAGATTGAATGTAGCTTATGAGAAGATCTCTGATTTTGTGGATAGTTTTTTCATGGTATTATTTGAATCTTTCGAAGAAAACATGGCGCAGGGAAATCTATTGAAAATAATCAGGAATCTGTCTTCATCACTGCCGGGAATTTTTATGACGCTGCCTTTCTTTACTACGATCAGTCACATATTTGCCAATAGAGATCTGCTGAACAACTTGAATAAAAAATTCAATATTGAAACCACAAATGATGACAAAAATGTGCTCTGGTTCACCGATACGATTGGAGATTTGAATGGAGTAGCTGCTACCTTGAGCAAAGTTCATGAGATTTCCAAAAACCATAAATATGGAATTCGTGTTATCAGTTCCGACCTGAATAAAACTGAAGATTCAAACTATATCGATCTGCCCGTGATCTACGAATTCAAGCTTCCCTATTATGAACATCAAAGTATCAAATTTCCATCACTTCTATTGGCGATGAAAAAGATCTACGATGCAAATCCCAGCAGAATAATCGTATCTACTCCCGGCCCTTTTGGATTGCTGGCATTATTGGCTTCAAAACTCTTTAATATAGAATGTGTCGGCGTTTATCACACCGATTTTACAGCGCAGGCAGAAGGCGTGAAAGGAGATGAATCTCTCATTTCATTTGTCGATAGTTTCACTCACTGGTTCTATCAGCAAATGGACATGAATTATGTTCCCTCTCAGGCTTATATCGATATTCTAGAAGATCGTGGTTTTGACCGTACAAAAATGAAAATATTCCCACGTGGAATAGAATACGACAAATTTTATCCGGTTAAATATGGTCGAGAATTTTTGAAAGATCAATTCAATTTGCAGGATGGAAAATATTTCCTATATACAGGAAGAATCTCGCATGATAAAGATTTGGTGCTTGTTTTAGAAGCTTTCAAGAATATCCTGGAAACCCGAAATGATTTCTATCTGATCTTGATTGGAGATGGACCGCACAAAGAAGAATTGGAAAATCTTTATGCCAACGGAAACATAATATTTACCGGAAGATTGGATCGTAGTTTATTACCAAACTATTATTCCGGTGCCGATCTTTTCTTGTTTCCCAGCCGAACAGATACATTCGGTATGTCGGTATTGGAAGCACAAGCCTGCTGCCTTCCGGCCTTGGTAAGTTCGGTGGGCGGACCAAAAGAGATCATCGTAGATGGCGAAACAGGCTACATAATAAAAGAAAACACAATAGAAAGCTGGCAGAATAAGATGCAGGAATTGATCGAAAAAATGGATAATGATAGAGATTTTGCCCTCGATCTGCGAGAAAATTCCCGCAAGAATGTGGTTAACAAGTCAAATTGGAATTTGTTCTTTAAGGAATTTGTAAATTAG